One Phaseolus vulgaris cultivar G19833 chromosome 11, P. vulgaris v2.0, whole genome shotgun sequence genomic window carries:
- the LOC137830716 gene encoding peroxisomal 2,4-dienoyl-CoA reductase [(3E)-enoyl-CoA-producing], with translation MESPFKAGILKGKVALITGGASGIGFEISTQFGKHGASVALMGRRSQVLHSAVSVLQSLSIPAVGFEGDVRKQEDAERVVESTFKHFGRIDILVNAAAGNFLVSAEDLSPNGFRTVLDIDSVGTFTMCREALKYLKKGGEGKSSSSGGGSIINISATLHYTASWYQIHVSAAKAAVDATTRNLALEWGTDYDIRVNGIAPGPISDTPGMSKLAPDEISSKARDYMPLYKLGEKWDIAMTALFLVSDAGKFINGDVLIVDGGLWLSRPRHLQKEAVKQVSRSVEKRSRNAPVGVPKSKL, from the exons ATGGAATCTCCGTTCAAAGCAGGAATTCTGAAGGGGAAGGTTGCTCTGATAACCGGAGGAGCTTCTGGAATCGGCTTCGAAATTTCTACGCAATTCGGCAAACATGGAGCCTCCGTCGCGCTCATGGGTCGCCGGAGCCAAGTTCTTCACTCCGCCGTCTCCGTTCTCCAATCCCTCTCCATTCCT GCGGTTGGGTTTGAGGGGGATGTGCGGAAGCAAGAGGATGCAGAGAGGGTAGTGGAATCAACGTTTAAGCATTTTGGAAGGATTGATATACTTGTGAATGCTGCGGCTGGGAACTTCCTTGTGTCGGCAGAGGATCTCTCCCCAAATGGCTTTCGAACAG TTTTGGACATTGATTCTGTTGGCACATTCACAATGTGCCGTGAAGCACTAAAATATCTCAAGAAAGGGGGAGAAGGAAAGAGCAGCTCTTCTGGTGGGGGATCAATAATAAACATCAGTGCTACCTTGCATTATACAGCTTCTTGGTACCAAATTCACGTGTCTGCTGCAAAG GCAGCTGTTGATGCCACTACAAGAAACTTGGCCCTAGAATGGGGAACAGACTATGATATTAGAGTCAATGGAATTGCACCAGGTCCAATAAGTGACACTCCTGGCATGAGTAAACTAGCTCCCGACGAAATCAGCAGCAAAGCCAGAGATTACATGCCACTCTATAAACTTGGGGAGAAATGGGATATAGCCATGACTGCACTTTTCCTAGTATCAGATGCAG GAAAATTCATCAATGGCGACGTTCTGATAGTTGACGGAGGACTTTGGCTGAGTCGGCCTCGTCATTTACAGAAAGAGGCTGTGAAGCAAGTATCTCGATCAGTAGAAAAGAGATCAAGAAATGCACCAGTTGGTGTTCCAAAAAGCAAGCTCTGA
- the LOC137830697 gene encoding pentatricopeptide repeat-containing protein At2g06000-like — MTFSFFTAFQAFNYRTITQLRQLSDKGLIITTPDSWFVKIVSTLFLCSSTFDDGFLDYFRKHLTPSHVSEVVRRLNNPNLGFMFYQFTRERLSMAHSFWTYNMLLRSLCRASLHSSAKLLYDSMRSDGQLPDSGLLGFLVSSFALADRFDVSKELLAEAQCNGIQVKVIVYNNFLNILIKHNKLDDAICLFRELMRTHSSLETFTFNILMRGLCTAGEVDEAFRLLSDMRSFGCLPDIVTYNTLLHGLCRIDLVDRAFGLLKEVCLKCEFAPNVVSYTTVISGYCRLSKMKEASSLFDEMIRSGIMPNVFTFTALIDGFVKASDMVSALGMHKKMLLHGCPPNVVTLTSLIDGYCRIGWVDHGLDLLHEMKARHVPANLYTFSVLISALCKSNRLQEAHNLLRLLKQSDLVPQSFVYNPVIDGYCKSGNIDEANALVAEMEEKGKPDKLTFTILIIGHCMKGRTPEAIGIFYKMLEAGCTPDDITIRTLSSCLLKAGMPSEASRIKETIFEKQSTLLKKSYHESINSDKSIPVH, encoded by the coding sequence ATGACTTTCTCGTTTTTCACCGCTTTTCAAGCCTTCAATTATCGTACTATTACTCAGCTACGACAACTCTCTGACAAAGGGTTAATCATAACAACACCTGATTCTTGGTTTGTCAAGATAGTTTCTACCCTCTTTCTGTGCTCTAGCACTTTTGATGATGGGTTTTTGGATTATTTCCGTAAGCACTTAACTCCTTCTCATGTCTCAGAGGTTGTTAGAAGGCTTAACAACCCCAACTTGGGTTTCATGTTCTATCAGTTTACAAGAGAAAGGTTGAGTATGGCGCATTCATTTTGGACTTATAATATGCTTTTGAGGTCCCTTTGTCGAGCAAGTCTCCACAGTTCAGCAAAATTGTTATATGATTCCATGAGGTCTGATGGGCAATTGCCTGATTCTGGGCTTTTGGGATTTTTGGTTTCTTCTTTTGCACTGGCTGACAGGTTTGATGTTTCAAAGGAATTGCTTGCTGAAGCTCAGTGCAATGGGATTCAAGTAAAGGTGATTGtttataacaactttttgaACATATTGATTAAACACAATAAGTTAGATGATGCCATTTGTTTATTTAGGGAGCTTATGAGAACACATTCTTCTCTAGAAACCTTCACCTTCAACATTTTAATGCGGGGTTTATGCACAGCTGGAGAAGTTGATGAAGCTTTCAGGCTTCTCAGTGATATGAGAAGTTTTGGTTGTTTGCCCGATATAGTTACATATAACACTCTATTACATGGCTTATGTAGAATAGATCTAGTTGATAGAGCATTCGGTTTACTGAAAGAAGTTTGTCTAAAATGTGAGTTTGCCCCTAATGTTGTTAGCTATACAACAGTGATATCGGGTTATTGCAGATTGAGTAAGATGAAAGAGGCCTCCTCTCTTTTTGATGAAATGATTAGATCCGGAATCATGCCTAATGTCTTTACCTTTACTGCTCTCATTGACGGCTTTGTTAAGGCAAGTGACATGGTTTCTGCACTAGGTATGCACAAGAAGATGCTTTTACATGGCTGTCCTCCCAATGTTGTTACTTTGACTTCCTTAATTGATGGCTATTGCCGAATTGGATGGGTGGATCATGGCTTGGACTTATTGCATGAAATGAAAGCACGTCATGTTCCGGCAAATTTGTATACTTTCTCTGTTCTTATCAGTGCTTTGTGCAAGAGCAATAGACTGCAAGAAGCACATAATCTTTTGAGACTATTGAAGCAAAGTGACCTTGTTCCACAGTCTTTTGTCTACAATCCTGTCATTGATGGATATTGCAAATCTGGGAACATTGATGAGGCTAATGCACTTGTGGCAGAAATGGAAGAGAAAGGCAAGCCTGATAAGTTGACATTTACCATTCTTATTATTGGGCATTGTATGAAAGGAAGAACACCTGAAGCAATTGGTATCTTCTACAAGATGCTGGAAGCTGGTTGTACTCCAGATGACATCACAATTAGAACGTTGAGTTCCTGCCTTTTGAAGGCTGGGATGCCTAGTGAGGCTTCCCGCATTAAGGAAACTATATTTGAGAAGCAGAGTACATTACTGAAAAAATCTTATCATGAAAGTATAAATTCAGATAAGTCAATTCCTGTTCATTAA